A part of Acidobacteriota bacterium genomic DNA contains:
- a CDS encoding zf-HC2 domain-containing protein: MSDERHSDAPRDLLRDVLANTSGSPCTQAEERLPAFVDGELLGMDHQLVHRHARACQDCGPLIVALNRLQEALPPLADLSPGPGFAAHVYAATSRSQTPLRPRGIRDFLQGLGQLRRRPRLHLEAGYLGAVVIWLLVLAPFAPMRELPGTVASFFDTQEQHSLPRQAEQVWQVTGEAGIESVRNLTDRIERRVEQSAPARDTLDRNYHSLREAVQDQDPQRSGEALNGMGDGLEGIWQAMTGQADGRDDNDDSEDNDAEAGSSRPLRTPLNEWL; the protein is encoded by the coding sequence ATGAGCGACGAACGACACAGCGACGCACCCCGAGACCTGCTACGCGACGTGCTTGCCAACACCAGTGGCAGCCCGTGCACGCAGGCCGAGGAACGACTGCCGGCGTTCGTCGACGGCGAGCTACTGGGTATGGACCATCAACTGGTCCATCGTCACGCGCGGGCCTGTCAGGACTGCGGGCCGCTGATCGTTGCGCTCAACCGTTTACAGGAGGCGTTGCCACCGTTGGCCGACCTCTCTCCCGGCCCCGGATTCGCGGCCCACGTCTATGCCGCCACCAGCCGCTCGCAGACGCCGTTGCGTCCCCGCGGTATTCGAGATTTCTTGCAGGGACTCGGGCAGCTTCGTCGGCGACCCCGACTCCATCTGGAAGCCGGCTATCTGGGTGCGGTGGTGATCTGGCTGTTGGTGCTGGCGCCGTTCGCACCGATGCGAGAGCTCCCGGGCACCGTCGCATCGTTCTTCGACACGCAGGAACAGCACTCGCTCCCCCGTCAGGCCGAACAGGTCTGGCAGGTCACGGGGGAAGCCGGCATCGAGTCGGTCCGCAACCTGACGGATCGGATCGAACGTCGCGTGGAACAGTCCGCCCCGGCCCGCGACACCCTGGACCGCAACTACCACAGCCTCCGCGAGGCGGTGCAGGATCAGGATCCGCAGCGGAGCGGCGAAGCCCTCAACGGAATGGGCGACGGGCTCGAGGGAATCTGGCAGGCGATGACCGGTCAAGCAGACGGCCGTGATGACAACGACGACAGCGAAGACAACGACGCAGAGGCCGGAAGCTCCCGACCGCTGCGTACACCCTTGAACGAATGGCTATGA
- a CDS encoding sigma-70 family RNA polymerase sigma factor, whose amino-acid sequence MSETAELVRRCRSGDALAWEELVRQYQSRIYSLALHYLRDPDEARDLAQEVFIQVYRKLDAFRGDEFTPWLMRVGRNQCIDRLRRIKARPPARDVELDDGIDLPSDAMDPHADAQAGEERQLIHRAMGRLSDAYREMILLKEIQGLPLQEIAKMLDLPIGTVKSRSARARVELAKSVVKIDPGYGV is encoded by the coding sequence ATGTCCGAAACCGCCGAACTGGTCAGGCGCTGTCGTAGCGGGGATGCCCTCGCCTGGGAGGAGCTCGTCCGCCAGTACCAGTCACGGATCTACAGCCTGGCCCTGCATTACCTGCGGGATCCCGACGAGGCACGGGACCTGGCCCAGGAAGTATTCATCCAGGTCTATCGCAAGCTGGATGCCTTCCGCGGCGACGAGTTCACGCCCTGGTTGATGCGGGTCGGTCGGAACCAGTGCATCGATCGACTGCGACGGATCAAGGCCCGCCCGCCGGCCCGCGACGTGGAGCTGGATGACGGCATCGACCTCCCGTCGGACGCGATGGATCCCCACGCCGACGCGCAGGCGGGCGAGGAACGCCAGCTGATCCATCGGGCGATGGGTCGGCTGAGTGACGCCTACCGCGAGATGATCCTCCTCAAGGAGATCCAGGGTCTGCCGCTTCAGGAGATCGCGAAGATGCTCGATCTCCCCATCGGCACCGTCAAGTCACGATCGGCCCGCGCGCGGGTCGAACTGGCCAAGTCTGTCGTAAAGATCGACCCGGGGTACGGAGTGTAG